The Haloplanus sp. CK5-1 genome contains a region encoding:
- a CDS encoding PadR family transcriptional regulator: protein MDDGLGNGENTAPRELMHFVTQQTRFALINNILQHPEQLPSMYELEELNPSVSDATVYKHIQKLIDAGIVKEVALDDDQRRQGYPWKFYGLTEDGREFLETHNLLAAEETLQQIYDTIADKPEKMVKYENAARPDGV, encoded by the coding sequence ATGGACGATGGCCTTGGGAACGGTGAGAACACGGCACCACGGGAACTCATGCATTTCGTCACTCAGCAGACGCGGTTCGCGCTGATCAACAACATTCTCCAGCACCCCGAGCAGTTGCCCTCGATGTACGAGCTCGAGGAGCTCAATCCCAGCGTGAGCGATGCCACCGTCTACAAGCATATCCAGAAGCTCATCGACGCCGGCATCGTCAAGGAGGTTGCCCTGGACGACGACCAGCGCCGACAGGGCTACCCGTGGAAGTTCTACGGGCTCACCGAAGACGGCCGCGAGTTCTTGGAGACGCACAATCTGCTCGCCGCGGAGGAGACACTCCAGCAAATCTACGACACCATCGCCGATAAGCCCGAGAAGATGGTCAAGTACGAGAACGCCGCCCGTCCGGACGGCGTCTAA